A stretch of Mya arenaria isolate MELC-2E11 chromosome 14, ASM2691426v1 DNA encodes these proteins:
- the LOC128216354 gene encoding proton myo-inositol cotransporter-like, protein MTCNDCMMDLSCGYCFVDNEGTEISNSSCLPTGTDNPWVSGIGQCNQQTLPGKLTWAYDYCPSPFSWMPMVGLVLYLVTFAPGMGPMPWTINSEIYPLWCRSSAISVATFTNWIFNLLVSITFITLTENLTRFGTFLLYAGLTVLGALVLYIWLPETKGKSLEEVEGLFAQPWCGTVNGADYNTKTIQYVHIRGLNRDGRESELDSPE, encoded by the exons atGACGTGTAATGACTGTATGATGGACCTCAGTTGCGGTTACTGTTTTGTGGATAATGAGGGCACAGAAATCAGTAACTCATCCTGCCTACCAACTGGAACGGACAACCCCTGGGTTTCCGGGATTGGACAGTGTAACCAACAAACACTCCCGGGGAAGCTGACCTGGGCTTATGACTACTGCCCATCCCCATTTTCCTGGATGCCCATGGTCGGCCTCGTTCTGTACCTCGTCACCTTTGCCCCAG GTATGGGTCCAATGCCATGGACTATCAACTCTGAGATTTACCCTCTCTGGTGTCGTAGTTCAGCTATCTCAGTGGCAACATTCACAAACTGGATCTTCAACCTACTCGTCTCCATCACATTTATAACTCTCACAGAAAACCTCACGCGATTCG GCACTTTTTTGCTGTATGCTGGCCTGACAGTGCTTGGTGCCTTAGTTCTATATATCTGGCTACCGGAAACTAAGGGGAAAAGTCTTGAGGAGGTCGAAGGTCTATTTGCCCAGCCTTGGTGCGGCACTGTTAATGGCGCGGACTACAATACAAAGACGATACAATATGTACACATCCGGGGACTCAATAGAGACGGCCGAGAGTCGGAACTTGACTCACCAGAGTGA